In a single window of the Terrirubrum flagellatum genome:
- a CDS encoding VOC family protein codes for MTVLQTPALNPASALAAMKGSHVALRMPDYQAAKQWFIEKLDFRVIHEWPFGDLQLAYVAPANDDEFWIEILGGGGAPTPRADYADLGDSLRLAGYHHVCIDVKSVDETVAELRRRGVAIVGDAFDLPAIGRRLAFFSDPWGNLYELAETIA; via the coding sequence ATGACTGTTCTGCAGACTCCCGCGCTCAATCCTGCCAGCGCGCTCGCCGCGATGAAGGGAAGCCATGTCGCCTTGCGCATGCCCGACTATCAGGCTGCGAAGCAATGGTTCATCGAGAAGCTCGATTTCCGCGTCATTCACGAATGGCCCTTCGGCGACCTTCAGCTCGCCTATGTCGCGCCTGCGAATGACGACGAGTTCTGGATCGAGATTCTCGGCGGCGGCGGCGCGCCGACGCCGCGCGCGGACTATGCCGATCTCGGCGATAGTCTGCGCCTGGCGGGCTATCACCATGTCTGCATCGATGTGAAAAGCGTCGATGAGACCGTCGCGGAATTGCGCCGGCGCGGCGTTGCGATCGTGGGCGACGCGTTTGATTTGCCTGCGATCGGCCGTCGGCTCGCTTTCTTCAGCGATCCCTGGGGCAATCTCTACGAACTCGCCGAAACGATCGCCTGA